Below is a window of Thermofilum sp. DNA.
GATTGGCTTCGGGAGATCCGGGCGCGAAGCAACTATTCTCGCTATCGGCGTAGTCAACTCGAAGCGAAGTCCGAGCTCGCGCCCACCCTTGTCTTTAAAATTATATATCTGCTTCACGACTTCTTCTCCAGCTTTCGCCACGAGCAGTTCCAGGTGCTCGAAGGCTGGTGTGCAGACCTCCCCGTAACCGTAGAGCTCGAAAACCGCCCTTATGCGCTCTTCAACCATTCTCTTTACTGCCGCCTCTTCCGGAAGCCAATCTCGAGTGCCGCGAGGTGTCCTAAGCAGGTCCCTCATCAGCTTGACCCTACACCAGCCGCGCAACGTAAATGTTATCCTTTACTCTAACGAGTCGAATGGCAACTTTCGCGTTTATGGGTGGAGGTCCTTGCACACCTGCAATGGTCACTACCCTCCCCCGAGCTACGGCAAGCCACTGCCCCTTAAGCCACCCCCAGTATGCGACTTTGGCTGTAGTCTTCTCACCAACCTCGAACGCTACGGGTACTCGCCTAGCTGGTTTTATGCCGAAGTCTTGGGGCTTGAGAATAAGTTTCACCCCGAATTCGCTCTCCCACTTTTTTAAAGCGGTGTAGAACTTATGCCAAGAGAGGGGCTTCACGCCCGGCACCTTACGCCCGTACTTGTGCGCCTCATACTTCTGTATACCGAGGGGCGGCCACCTCTTCCCCGCACCTATGCTGAGCGCCCACTCTATGATCCGGGCTATCTCAGAATCGTTAACACCGGGAACCCACACGGGAGCGATGAGGACGTCCATACGCAGGTTCTGAGCGATGTATTCGACAACATGCTTCACTCTCTCCACGTTGAACCATGGAGTGCCGGCTAAGACGCGAGCAACTTCAGGGTTTAAGGCGTCTACCGAAACGTTTACCCGGTCTAGTCCCGCGTCGTCGAGAGCCTGGGCGAGCTTCTCCGTGAGAAGAGCTCCGTGAGTTTCTAAAGCTATACTTTCAGCTGCGCCGCTGGCCTTGAAGTCTCGTACAAGCTCGACGA
It encodes the following:
- a CDS encoding radical SAM protein, encoding MRRFLRIEKEIPLLGHVAFGVIDRGTNLLQVRPTSFCPLSCIFCSVDSGPNSRLRQVEFEVDKDYLVQYTLHVIREKGLERAHIHIDAVGDPLTYPRIVELVRDFKASGAAESIALETHGALLTEKLAQALDDAGLDRVNVSVDALNPEVARVLAGTPWFNVERVKHVVEYIAQNLRMDVLIAPVWVPGVNDSEIARIIEWALSIGAGKRWPPLGIQKYEAHKYGRKVPGVKPLSWHKFYTALKKWESEFGVKLILKPQDFGIKPARRVPVAFEVGEKTTAKVAYWGWLKGQWLAVARGRVVTIAGVQGPPPINAKVAIRLVRVKDNIYVARLV